Proteins encoded together in one Xiphophorus maculatus strain JP 163 A chromosome 13, X_maculatus-5.0-male, whole genome shotgun sequence window:
- the LOC106699817 gene encoding gastrula zinc finger protein XlCGF57.1-like yields MSSVQRQRELTNEPLTAAEETFTEFKEIIVKSEEEMDDHRRLLDFSRRPLIILDRVDLPQDCVNELAESGVITELNTQDENLTLNEVKRESVEIKQEQIEPEHLLIKCEQEELEHLQIKQEQEDSEHLHIKPEQEEPEQQQFKDEEDQRCITQYEEQFVIKQETGDILVTPLNVQIINNETESNRNQLVSHASPEDNHYQEGNNSEDPGEKREKEQKQNKRCQKTKGQKVTSEGLKHTHKKTHRELYIYSCKICDKAFTRKGHLTMHMMIHTGEKPFPCLMCGKSFRESRVLTSHERTHTGERPFSCKSCEKTFIYKTNLTTHMKTHTEEKPFTCVTCQKRFRSRSCLTSHIRIHTGEKPFSCMTCGKKFTQKGHMTNHMRGHTGEKPFTCMTCGKGFNDRNSLTSHMRIHTGERPFSCEICGKSFITKNSLTCHMRIHTGVKPFTCECCEKRFITKTNLAQHMRTHTGEKPFSCEICGKQSPTKDGLTSHARTHTGKEPFECGTCGKNCRYKSVLTYHMRTHTGEKPFSCGICGKGLSTKNSLNSHLKSHTGEKPFLCGTCGKSYKTKRSLRVHTGNHR; encoded by the exons atgtcttcagttcaGCGCCAGAGAGAGTTAAccaacgagccgttaactgctgctgaagaaacattcacagagtttaaagaaatcatcgtcaagtcggaggaagagatggatgatcatcgcagactgctggatttctcccggaggcccctGATTATCTTAGACCGAGTTG ATCTTCCACAAGACTGTGTGAATGAACTCGCTGAATCTGGAGTGATTACTGAACTCAACACCCAGGATGAGAACTTGACTTTAAATGAAGTAAAACGTGAATCTGTGGAGATAAAACAGGAGCAAATAGAGCCAGAACATCTACTGATAAAGTGCGAGCAAGAGGAACTGGAACATCTAcagataaaacaggaacaagaaGATTCAGAACATCTCCACATAAAACCAgaacaagaggaaccagaacaaCAGCAGTTTAAAGATGAAGAGGATCAACGCTGCATCACTCAGTACGAAGAGCAGTTTGTGATTAAACAGGAGACTGGAGACATTTTGGTGACTCCTCTTAACGTGCAAATAATCAACAATGAAACAGAATCAAACAGGAACCAACTTGTCTCTCATGCTTCTCCTGAAGATAACCATTATCAGGAAGGAAACAATTCTGAAGACCcaggagaaaagagagaaaaagagcagaAGCAAAACAAGAGATGTCAGAAAACCAAAGGGCAAAAAGTAACTTCTGAGGGTTTAAAACATACCCACAAGAAAACTCACAGGgaactatatatatattcctgTAAAATTTGTGACAAAGCCTTTACTCGAAAAGGTCACTTGACAATGCAtatgatgattcatactggtgagAAGCCATTCCCATGTTTGATGTGCGGAAAGAGTTTTAGGGAAAGTAGGGTTTTAACTTCTCACGAGAGAACTCATACAGGAGAGAGGCCATTCTCGTgtaaaagctgtgaaaaaacattcatttataaaactaatttaactaCTCACATGAAAACTCACACAGAAGAGAAGCCGTTCACATGTGTGACCTGCCAAAAACGTTTCAGAAGCAGGTCTTGTTTAACTTCTCATATTAGgattcatacaggtgagaagcctttctcgtgtatgacttgtggaaaaaaattcacTCAAAAAGGTCACATGACTAATCACATGAGAggtcacacaggtgaaaagcctttCACATGTATGACTTGTGGAAAGGGTTTTAATGACAGAAATAGTTTAACTtctcacatgagaattcacacaggcgAGAGGCCTTTCTCATGtgaaatttgtggaaaaagtttcattacaaaaaacagtttaactTGTCACATGAGGATTCATACAGGTGTGAAGCCTTTCACATGCGAGTGCTGTGAAAAAAGGTTCATCACTAAAACCAATTTAGCTCAacacatgagaactcacacaggtgagaaacctttctcatgtgaaATTTGTGGAAAACAGTCTCCTACAAAAGATGGATTAACTTCTCACGCAAGAACTCATACAGGCAAGGAGCCTTTCGaatgtgggacctgtggaaaaaatTGCAGATATAAATCTGTTTTAACTTATCACATGAGGACtcatacaggtgagaaaccttttTCCTGTGGGATCTGTGGAAAAGGTCTGTCTaccaaaaatagtttaaattctCACTTGAAAAGtcatacaggtgagaaacctttcctttgtgggacctgtggaaagaGTTACAAGACTAAAAGGAGTTTACGTGTTCACACGGGGAATCACAGATGA
- the LOC111610415 gene encoding gastrula zinc finger protein XlCGF57.1-like isoform X1, with protein sequence MSSVQRQREFINEPLTAAEETFTEFKEIIVKSEEEMDDHRRLLDFSRRPQIILHRIDLPQNCVCKEEEDFTEFSNQDGNSAIDKEEPEPFKIKHEQEEPEHQQFKEEENQLCISQDEEHLMLKQETGDILVTPSNVQKISNETEPNRSQLIFHFSSTMEGPVVENQDQEGNNSGDPGEKRDKEQKQNQRCQKTKQQKGTTEGPKHRKHKKTHLDQNVYSCEFCHQIFSQKGNLMTHVRIHTGEKRFTCLTCGKSFTQKGNLISHMKSHTGEKPFTCRTCEKKFSNKRNLTIHMRTHTGEKPFSCVNCRKLFRSASCLSSHMKVHMVEKPFTCTTCGKSFSRKDHLSNHMKLHTGEKPFTCTTCGKSFRIKSDLTIHTRIHTGEKPFSCGTCGKSFRSTSRLTSHMRIHMAEKPLTCMTCGKSFTRTDHLVNHMRIHTGEKPFTCMTCGKSFRIKFDLTIHMRIHTGEKPFSCGTCGKGFRSTSRLTSHMRIHMTEKPFTCMTCEKSFTRKDHLVKHMNLHIGEKPFTCMTCGKGVIHKNNLASHVIGHTSVEHFSCGICGKSFTYENGLPIHED encoded by the exons atgtcttcagttcaGCGTCAGAgagagtttatcaacgagccgttaactgctgctgaagaaacattcacagagtttaaagaaatcatcgtcaagtcggaggaagagatggatgatcatcgcagactgctggatttctcccggaggccccagataatcttacaccgaatag ATCTCCCACAAAATTGTGTGTGTAAAGAGGAGGAAGATTTCACTGAGTTCAGCAACCAGGATGGGAATTCAGCTATAGAtaaagaggaaccagaaccttttaaaataaaacatgagcaagaggaaccagaacatcaacagttcaaagaagaagaaaatcagcTTTGCATAAGTCAGGATGAAGAGCATCTTATGTTGAAACAGGAAACTGGAGATATTTTGGTGACTCCTTCTAATGTACAAAAAATCAGCaatgaaacagaaccaaacaggagccaacttattttccacttttcaagCACTATGGAGGGTCCAGTAGTTGAGAACCAGGATCAGGAAGGAAACAATTCTGGAGACCCAGGAgaaaagagagacaaagagcagaaacaaaaccagagaTGTCAGAAAACCAAACAGCAAAAAGGAACCACCGAAGGTCCAAAACAtagaaagcacaaaaaaactcaCCTGGACCAAAATGTGTATTCCTGTGAATTTTGTCATCAAATCTTTTCTCAAAAAGGTAACTTGATGACACACGTGAGGATTCATACTGGGGAGAAGCGTTTCACATGTCttacttgtggaaaaagtttcactcaAAAAGGTAATTTAATTTCTCACATGAAAAGCCACACTGGAGAGAAGCCTTTCACATGTAGaacttgtgaaaaaaagtttagtaacaaaagaaatttaactatTCACATGAGGACTCATACAGGcgagaagcctttctcttgtgtgAATTGTCGAAAACTTTTTAGAAGCGCATCTTGTTTATCTTCTCACATGAAGGTTCATATGGTCGAGAAGCCTTTCACATGTAcgacttgtggaaaaagtttcagtcGAAAAGATCATTTAAGTAATCACATGAAgcttcacacaggtgagaagccatTCACATGTActacttgtggaaaaagtttcagaatCAAATCTGATTTAACCATTCACACAAGaattcatacaggtgagaagcctttctcatgtggaacttgtggaaaaagtttcagaagCACGTCTCGTTTAACTTCTCACATGAGGATTCATATGGCTGAGAAGCCTTTGACATGtatgacttgtggaaaaagtttcactcGAACTGATCATTTAGTtaatcacatgagaattcacacaggtgagaagcctttcacATGtatgacttgtggaaaaagtttcagaatcaaatttgatttaactattcacatgagaattcatacaggtgagaagcctttctcatgtggaACTTGTGGAAAAGGTTTCAGAAGCACATCTCGTTTAACTTCTCACATGAGGATTCATATGACCGAGAAGCCTTTCACATGTATGACttgtgaaaaaagtttcacaCGAAAAGATCATTTAGTCAAACACATGAACCTTCACataggtgagaagcctttcacATGTATGACTTGTGGAAAAGGAGtcattcacaaaaataatttagctaGTCACGTTATAGGTCACACAAGTGTGGAGCATTTCTCATGTGGGATTTGTGGGAAAAGTTTCACCTATGAAAATGGTTTACCTATTCACGAGGACTAA